Proteins from one Halovivax limisalsi genomic window:
- the secY gene encoding preprotein translocase subunit SecY, which produces MGWKEVAEPVLTRMPSVRRPEGHVPFKRKLMWTGAILVLYFFLTNIAILGSAQGGEDLFGQFRAILAGQQGSILQVGIGPIVTASIVLQLLGGANLLGLDTDDPRDQVLYQGLQKLLVIVMTALTAAPMVFAGGQGGFLPAVSQLQLGGMTFGSTGVQVIMFLQIFVGGILILYMDEVVSNWGVGSGVGLFIIAGVSQRLVAGFLALNPDGFFYSWYQIVTGQSDIGSLATSDGLYSLLVTEGQIIALLTTVLIFAIVVYAESVRVEIPLSHSRVKGARGRFPVKLIYASVLPMILVRALQANIQFLGQILNSQGWLPTWLGQYGSNGQPVSGFFYYTAPIYRPEDWMWWDPGVTQETWQVLIRLSVDLTFMVLGGAIFAVFWVETTGMGPDSTAEQIQNSGMQIPGFRQNVGVVEKVMERYIPQVTVIGGALVGLLAVWANMLGTIGGVTGTGLLLAVSITYKLYEEIAEEQMMEMHPMMRQMFGKE; this is translated from the coding sequence ATGGGCTGGAAGGAAGTCGCCGAACCGGTGCTGACGCGAATGCCCTCGGTCCGCAGACCGGAGGGACACGTTCCCTTCAAGCGCAAGCTCATGTGGACGGGGGCGATCCTGGTACTGTATTTCTTCCTGACGAACATCGCCATCCTGGGGTCGGCCCAGGGCGGAGAGGACCTCTTCGGCCAGTTCCGCGCGATCCTGGCCGGCCAGCAGGGCTCGATATTGCAGGTCGGGATCGGCCCGATCGTCACGGCGAGCATCGTCTTGCAACTGCTCGGCGGGGCGAACCTGCTCGGGCTGGACACGGACGACCCGCGCGATCAGGTCCTCTACCAGGGCCTCCAGAAGCTGCTCGTCATCGTAATGACGGCGCTGACGGCGGCGCCGATGGTGTTCGCGGGCGGGCAAGGTGGCTTCCTTCCGGCAGTGTCGCAGCTCCAGCTGGGCGGGATGACCTTCGGGTCGACCGGCGTCCAGGTCATCATGTTCTTACAGATCTTCGTCGGGGGGATCCTCATCCTCTACATGGACGAGGTCGTCTCGAACTGGGGCGTCGGCAGCGGGGTCGGCCTCTTCATCATCGCGGGGGTCAGCCAGCGGCTGGTCGCCGGCTTCCTCGCGTTGAATCCCGACGGGTTCTTCTACAGCTGGTATCAGATCGTCACCGGCCAGTCCGATATCGGCTCGCTCGCCACCAGCGACGGACTGTACTCGTTGCTGGTGACCGAAGGACAGATCATCGCGTTACTGACGACGGTGCTCATCTTCGCGATCGTCGTCTACGCGGAGTCGGTCCGCGTCGAGATTCCGCTGAGTCACTCGCGGGTGAAAGGCGCCCGCGGTCGGTTCCCGGTCAAGCTCATCTACGCGAGCGTCCTGCCGATGATCCTCGTTCGCGCGCTGCAGGCGAACATCCAGTTCCTGGGCCAGATCCTCAACAGTCAGGGTTGGCTGCCGACCTGGCTGGGCCAGTACGGCAGCAACGGCCAGCCGGTCAGCGGCTTCTTCTACTACACGGCGCCGATCTACCGGCCGGAAGACTGGATGTGGTGGGACCCGGGCGTCACGCAGGAGACCTGGCAGGTGCTGATCCGGCTGAGCGTCGACCTGACGTTCATGGTCCTCGGCGGCGCCATCTTCGCCGTCTTCTGGGTGGAAACGACCGGCATGGGGCCGGACTCGACGGCCGAGCAGATCCAGAACTCCGGGATGCAGATCCCCGGCTTCCGCCAGAACGTCGGCGTCGTCGAGAAGGTCATGGAGCGCTACATCCCGCAGGTGACCGTCATCGGCGGCGCGCTCGTCGGCCTGCTTGCGGTCTGGGCGAACATGCTCGGCACCATCGGCGGCGTCACCGGGACGGGCCTGCTGCTTGCGGTCTCCATCACCTACAAGCTCTACGAGGAGATCGCCGAAGAGCAGATGATGGAGATGCACCCGATGATGCGCCAGATGTTCGGCAAGGAGTGA
- a CDS encoding 30S ribosomal protein S14 — protein MSESETEQTGEHATKRTGQREACQRCGRKQGLVGKYDINLCRQCFRDIARSMGFKKYR, from the coding sequence ATGAGTGAGAGTGAAACCGAACAGACGGGCGAGCACGCCACAAAGCGCACCGGCCAGCGGGAGGCCTGCCAGCGGTGCGGACGTAAGCAGGGCCTCGTCGGCAAGTACGACATCAACCTCTGCCGACAGTGCTTCCGGGATATCGCTCGCAGTATGGGATTCAAGAAGTACCGATGA
- a CDS encoding 50S ribosomal protein L6 → MARTTLTIPDDVTVEVDHLDVTVEGPEGTVSRRLWYPDVTVETDGDQVVIESDADDAKTNATVGTFESHVRNAFHGVTEGWEYEMEVFYSHFPMQVTVEGDEVVIENFLGEKAPRRTTIHGDTRVSVDGEAITLSGPNKEHVGQTAADIEQLTQVSGKDTRVFQDGVYITAKPQKGGA, encoded by the coding sequence ATGGCACGAACAACACTCACCATACCCGACGACGTAACCGTCGAGGTCGACCACCTCGACGTGACGGTCGAGGGTCCCGAGGGGACGGTCAGCCGTCGCCTCTGGTACCCCGACGTCACCGTCGAGACGGATGGCGACCAGGTGGTCATCGAGAGCGACGCCGACGACGCGAAGACGAACGCGACCGTCGGCACGTTCGAGAGCCACGTCCGCAACGCCTTCCACGGCGTGACCGAGGGCTGGGAGTACGAGATGGAGGTCTTCTACTCGCACTTCCCCATGCAGGTCACCGTCGAGGGCGACGAGGTCGTCATCGAGAACTTCCTCGGCGAGAAGGCACCGCGACGCACGACGATCCACGGTGATACTCGGGTGAGCGTCGATGGCGAGGCCATCACGCTCTCCGGGCCCAACAAGGAACACGTCGGCCAGACGGCCGCGGACATCGAGCAGCTGACGCAGGTCAGCGGCAAGGACACCCGCGTCTTCCAGGACGGCGTCTACATCACCGCCAAACCGCAGAAAGGAGGTGCCTGA
- a CDS encoding mycofactocin-coupled SDR family oxidoreductase — MVRYDFDGKTALVTGAARGQGRSHALRYAENGANVVATDVCETADPSTYDLSGREELDETVALAEERGATAIGLELDVTDESAVEAAVEAAVSTFGGIDVLANNAGVAPVGELVALESETWDLALDVNLKGMWLTAKHVGQHMIDRGDGGRIVNTSSTAGFVASPGLGHYTAAKHGVIGLTKTLAVELAPHDITVNAVCPTAVDTPMTGGIVESIDEDVAEIAEQSGSDNLLDEILQPEDVSAAFMWLSSDDAEFVTGIALPVAAGATAL, encoded by the coding sequence ATGGTTCGATACGACTTCGACGGGAAGACGGCGCTGGTGACCGGCGCGGCGCGGGGCCAGGGGCGATCGCACGCGCTCAGGTACGCCGAGAACGGGGCGAACGTCGTCGCGACGGACGTCTGCGAAACCGCCGACCCCTCGACGTACGACCTCTCCGGCCGAGAGGAGCTGGACGAGACGGTCGCGCTCGCCGAGGAGCGAGGGGCGACGGCGATCGGGCTCGAGCTGGACGTGACCGACGAGTCGGCGGTCGAAGCCGCCGTCGAGGCCGCAGTCTCGACGTTCGGCGGGATCGACGTCCTCGCGAACAACGCGGGCGTCGCGCCGGTCGGGGAGCTCGTGGCCCTGGAGAGTGAAACCTGGGATCTCGCCCTCGACGTCAACCTGAAGGGGATGTGGCTCACCGCCAAGCACGTCGGCCAACACATGATCGACCGCGGCGACGGCGGACGCATCGTCAACACGTCCTCCACCGCGGGATTCGTCGCCTCTCCGGGCCTCGGTCACTACACGGCCGCCAAGCACGGCGTGATCGGCCTGACGAAGACGCTCGCGGTCGAACTCGCCCCGCACGATATCACGGTCAACGCGGTCTGTCCCACCGCGGTCGACACGCCCATGACCGGCGGTATCGTCGAGAGCATCGACGAGGACGTCGCCGAAATCGCCGAACAGTCGGGCTCGGATAACCTTCTCGACGAGATCCTCCAGCCGGAGGACGTCAGCGCCGCGTTCATGTGGCTCTCGAGCGACGACGCCGAGTTCGTCACCGGAATCGCCCTGCCCGTCGCGGCGGGAGCGACGGCGCTGTAG
- a CDS encoding 30S ribosomal protein S5 — protein sequence MSNGYDDGWEPVTRLGRMVQDGEIDSMSAALNSGLPLKEPEIVDQLLPGLSDEVLDINMVQRMTDSGRRVKFRCVVVVGDQNGFVGYAEGRDDQVGSAIQKAIGIAKLNMIEVPRGSGSWEDRSDRPHSLTHRTNGKAGSVEVELIPAPEGLGLAASDTVRAVLELAGIENAWTKSHGNTRTTVNLAKATFNALENASQSRMQAGPASADVEVAER from the coding sequence ATGAGTAACGGCTACGACGACGGGTGGGAACCCGTCACGCGACTCGGACGGATGGTACAGGACGGCGAGATCGACTCGATGTCGGCGGCGCTGAACTCCGGGCTCCCGCTGAAGGAGCCCGAAATCGTCGACCAACTCCTCCCGGGGCTGTCCGACGAGGTGCTCGACATCAACATGGTCCAGCGGATGACCGACTCGGGGCGGCGCGTGAAGTTCCGCTGCGTGGTCGTCGTCGGCGACCAGAACGGCTTCGTCGGCTACGCCGAGGGCCGCGACGACCAGGTCGGCTCCGCGATCCAGAAGGCGATCGGCATCGCGAAGCTCAACATGATCGAAGTGCCCCGCGGCTCGGGCTCGTGGGAGGATCGCTCCGATCGGCCCCACTCGCTGACCCACCGAACGAACGGGAAGGCCGGCTCGGTCGAAGTCGAACTGATCCCGGCACCGGAAGGGCTCGGGCTCGCGGCGAGCGACACCGTTCGCGCGGTGCTCGAACTCGCCGGGATCGAGAACGCCTGGACGAAGAGTCACGGCAACACCCGGACGACGGTCAACCTCGCGAAGGCGACGTTCAACGCGCTCGAGAACGCCTCGCAGTCGCGGATGCAGGCCGGTCCGGCCAGCGCCGACGTCGAGGTGGCCGAGCGATGA
- a CDS encoding glycosyltransferase family 4 protein, whose translation MHVAIAAHDLYPDPGSGGSGRYVFEIGRRLVDRGHDVSVLTRRRGDVPERERVAGTAVYRYDLEIANRNAATIGRRLPGSLAQAGAHVRAIESGRPPDVLSLQGPVTGPLLSALADDRIPRSLTFHSAWPTEYRIRTRSSGRSAVRRGLNAALRRIVEGRSLAACDEVIALSAFVRDRIVRSYDGVPEPVVIPGGVDLERYSPDAAGTGPTARVPGEAGVSADGARDGSLPGDPAFLTVRRLAERMGHPLLLEAFASVSERYPDARLYLAGDGPLRDRLERRSVDLDVDDAVTFLGYVPDSRLPATYAAADAFVLPTTELEGFGLATLEALASGTPVIATPVGATPEVLGGLSGLEDFSGPSIVRSVTADAIAAAMAEWRALSDADRAAAGRACRRYVERCYPWERTVRELERRYELLSK comes from the coding sequence GTGCACGTCGCGATCGCAGCCCACGACCTCTATCCGGATCCGGGATCGGGCGGGTCCGGACGGTACGTCTTCGAGATCGGGCGGCGACTGGTCGATCGCGGGCACGACGTCTCCGTTCTCACGCGTCGGCGGGGCGACGTCCCGGAACGCGAGCGAGTCGCCGGAACGGCCGTCTACCGGTACGATCTCGAGATCGCGAACCGCAACGCGGCGACGATCGGACGACGACTGCCCGGTTCGCTCGCGCAGGCCGGCGCTCACGTTCGGGCGATCGAGTCGGGTCGACCGCCCGACGTTCTCAGCCTCCAGGGGCCGGTGACCGGCCCGCTACTCTCGGCGCTCGCGGACGACCGGATTCCGCGCTCCCTGACCTTCCACAGCGCCTGGCCGACCGAATACCGCATTCGAACGCGCTCGTCCGGACGGAGCGCCGTCCGACGGGGGCTCAACGCCGCCCTCAGACGAATCGTCGAGGGGCGCTCCCTCGCCGCCTGCGACGAGGTGATCGCGCTCAGCGCGTTCGTCCGCGACCGAATCGTGCGGTCGTACGACGGCGTCCCCGAGCCGGTCGTGATTCCCGGCGGCGTCGACCTCGAACGATACTCGCCGGACGCGGCGGGAACCGGTCCGACGGCCCGGGTTCCCGGCGAGGCGGGCGTCTCAGCCGACGGCGCACGGGACGGTTCACTACCGGGCGATCCGGCCTTCCTGACGGTCCGCCGGCTCGCCGAGCGGATGGGCCATCCGCTCCTCCTGGAGGCGTTCGCGTCGGTCAGCGAGCGGTACCCGGACGCCCGACTCTACCTCGCGGGCGACGGCCCGCTGCGGGACCGCCTCGAGCGCCGGAGCGTCGACCTCGATGTCGACGACGCGGTGACGTTCCTCGGCTACGTCCCCGACAGTCGCCTCCCCGCGACGTACGCCGCGGCCGACGCGTTCGTCTTACCGACCACGGAACTCGAGGGGTTCGGCCTGGCGACGCTTGAGGCCCTCGCCTCGGGAACGCCGGTCATCGCGACGCCGGTCGGAGCGACGCCGGAGGTTCTCGGCGGTCTGTCGGGGCTCGAGGACTTTTCCGGCCCGTCCATCGTTCGCTCCGTCACCGCAGACGCGATCGCGGCGGCGATGGCGGAGTGGCGGGCGCTGTCCGACGCGGACCGCGCCGCCGCCGGTCGCGCCTGTCGGCGATACGTCGAGCGATGTTACCCGTGGGAACGGACGGTGCGCGAACTCGAACGCCGGTACGAACTGCTCTCGAAGTGA
- a CDS encoding 50S ribosomal protein L18 — MATGPRYKVPMRRRREVRTDYHQRLRLLKSGKPRLVARTSNAHVRAQLITPGPQGDETHASAHSGDLAEYGWEAPTSNLPAAYLTGLLAGTRAVEAGLEEAVLDLGLHTATPGNKVFAVQEGAIDAGLDIPHNDSVLADWSRTRGEHIAEYAESLEDSLYSGDFDATALPAHFDEVREAISNE, encoded by the coding sequence ATGGCAACAGGACCACGATATAAGGTACCGATGCGACGTCGCCGGGAGGTCCGGACGGACTACCATCAGCGGTTGCGCCTGCTGAAATCGGGCAAGCCGCGCCTCGTGGCGCGGACGTCGAACGCCCACGTCAGGGCGCAGCTGATCACTCCGGGCCCCCAGGGCGACGAGACACACGCGAGCGCACACTCGGGCGACCTCGCCGAGTACGGCTGGGAGGCGCCGACGAGCAACCTCCCCGCGGCCTACCTGACCGGCCTGCTGGCCGGCACCCGCGCCGTCGAGGCCGGCCTCGAGGAGGCGGTCCTCGACCTCGGCCTGCACACGGCGACGCCGGGGAACAAGGTGTTCGCGGTCCAGGAGGGCGCGATCGACGCTGGCCTGGACATCCCGCACAACGACAGCGTCCTCGCGGACTGGTCGCGAACGCGCGGCGAGCACATCGCCGAGTACGCCGAGTCGCTCGAGGACTCGCTCTACAGCGGCGACTTCGACGCGACGGCGCTGCCGGCGCACTTCGACGAGGTACGTGAGGCGATCAGCAATGAGTAA
- a CDS encoding 50S ribosomal protein L30, whose product MKAVVQLRGTVDRSDAVDDTLSMLNVPEVNHATLVPDTDAYRGMLTKVHDYVAYGEPSAEVLARILENRSEPEAGRQADVDEAWLADHTDYDDFEALAEALIQEETTLREEGLSPTLRLHPPRGGHAGIKKPTGEGGQLGKHTTEQINDLLESMR is encoded by the coding sequence ATGAAGGCCGTCGTCCAGTTGCGCGGCACGGTCGATCGCTCCGACGCGGTCGACGATACGCTCTCGATGCTCAACGTGCCCGAGGTGAATCACGCGACGCTCGTTCCGGACACGGACGCCTACCGCGGCATGCTCACGAAGGTCCACGACTACGTGGCCTACGGCGAGCCGAGCGCGGAGGTGCTCGCGCGGATCCTCGAGAACCGGAGCGAGCCCGAAGCGGGGCGCCAGGCCGACGTCGACGAGGCCTGGCTCGCCGACCACACCGACTACGACGACTTCGAGGCGCTCGCCGAGGCGCTGATTCAGGAGGAAACGACGCTTCGCGAGGAGGGACTCTCGCCGACGCTTCGCCTGCACCCGCCGCGGGGCGGGCACGCCGGTATCAAGAAGCCGACGGGAGAGGGTGGCCAACTCGGAAAGCATACAACGGAGCAGATTAACGACCTGCTAGAATCGATGCGCTAA
- a CDS encoding 30S ribosomal protein S8: MTGNDPLSNALSGIDNAESVGHLSHDVRPASNVIGQVLEVFYDHGYIDGFAHVDDGKGGQFEVELNGAINECGPVKPRYSAGADEFEKWEKRFLPARDFGALVVTTSEGIMSHYEARERGIGGQVIAYVY; this comes from the coding sequence ATGACAGGAAACGATCCGCTCAGTAACGCGCTCTCGGGCATCGACAACGCCGAGAGCGTCGGTCACCTGAGTCACGACGTCAGGCCCGCCTCGAACGTGATCGGCCAGGTGCTCGAGGTCTTCTACGACCACGGGTACATCGACGGCTTCGCGCACGTCGACGACGGCAAGGGCGGTCAGTTCGAGGTCGAATTGAACGGAGCGATCAACGAGTGCGGCCCCGTCAAGCCACGCTACAGCGCCGGCGCCGACGAGTTCGAGAAGTGGGAGAAGCGCTTTCTCCCCGCTCGGGACTTCGGCGCGCTCGTCGTCACGACGAGCGAGGGCATCATGAGCCACTACGAGGCGCGCGAGCGCGGTATCGGGGGTCAGGTGATCGCGTACGTATACTAG
- a CDS encoding glycosyltransferase family 4 protein, with translation MAKIGVVHMDLGSKGGGEAVCMNVLESVQDGHDVTLLTLTEPDLDALNAYFNTAVTDVTVERAGTIAPWVHERYGLTYYILQNALLGRYARNRAAEFDLLVSTINELGLGPDAVQYVHFPFDWTVSLDNREHIFHPTVEADSFYERLCTTVGEIDLAELRECTLLANSTWTAEVVADAYGAEPRVCYPPVDTAEFDDVPWGEREDGFVAVGRIERSKRIVELIEIVDGVRDRGHDVHFHVVGPTVDEEYRREVAAMAADREYVILEGELPRERLVELICSHRYGLHGKEYEHFGMAVAELAAGGAIPFIPANGGQHDIVGDRSELEYESVADAVERIDRVLSNRALQRELRIDRAEIERRFGRERFKDEIRAVVAEALGEPVRETEPVSKAGASERGE, from the coding sequence ATGGCGAAGATAGGAGTCGTCCACATGGACCTCGGTTCGAAGGGTGGTGGAGAGGCGGTTTGTATGAACGTCCTCGAATCGGTACAGGACGGCCACGACGTCACCCTCTTGACCCTGACCGAGCCGGATCTCGACGCACTCAACGCGTACTTCAACACGGCGGTCACCGACGTCACCGTCGAACGGGCGGGCACCATCGCACCGTGGGTGCACGAGCGATACGGACTCACATACTACATCCTCCAGAACGCCTTGCTCGGGCGGTACGCGAGGAACCGCGCCGCCGAGTTCGACCTGCTCGTGAGCACGATCAACGAACTCGGCCTCGGCCCGGACGCCGTCCAGTACGTCCACTTTCCGTTCGATTGGACGGTCAGCCTCGACAATCGCGAGCACATCTTCCACCCGACGGTGGAGGCGGATTCGTTCTACGAGCGACTCTGTACGACCGTCGGCGAGATCGACCTGGCGGAGCTGCGCGAGTGTACGCTGCTCGCGAACTCGACGTGGACCGCCGAGGTCGTCGCCGACGCGTACGGGGCGGAGCCGCGAGTGTGCTATCCGCCCGTCGATACCGCGGAATTCGACGACGTTCCCTGGGGCGAACGCGAGGACGGCTTCGTCGCCGTCGGCCGCATCGAGCGGAGCAAGCGGATCGTCGAACTGATCGAGATCGTCGACGGCGTTCGCGATCGCGGCCACGACGTTCACTTCCACGTCGTCGGGCCGACGGTGGACGAGGAGTACCGCCGGGAGGTGGCTGCGATGGCCGCCGACCGCGAGTACGTCATTCTCGAGGGCGAACTCCCTCGCGAGCGGCTGGTCGAGCTGATCTGTTCGCACCGCTACGGGCTGCACGGAAAGGAGTACGAGCACTTCGGAATGGCCGTGGCCGAACTCGCCGCCGGCGGGGCGATTCCCTTCATCCCGGCCAACGGCGGGCAACACGATATCGTCGGCGACCGTTCCGAACTCGAGTACGAGTCGGTCGCCGACGCGGTCGAGCGAATCGACAGGGTGCTCTCGAACCGGGCACTGCAGCGGGAGCTACGCATCGATCGGGCGGAGATCGAGCGACGGTTCGGCCGTGAACGATTCAAGGACGAGATTCGAGCGGTGGTTGCCGAGGCCCTCGGCGAACCGGTTCGAGAGACCGAACCGGTGAGCAAAGCCGGCGCCAGCGAACGCGGAGAGTGA
- a CDS encoding 50S ribosomal protein L19e, translating to MTDLSAQKRLAADVLDVGKNRIWFDPDAQGEIAQAITREEIRELVDEGTIRAEDARGNSRGRARERNEKRAYGHRKGQGKRRGKAGARQDEREQWRNQIRAQRRKLRELRDSGELTPTEYRELYRKAGGGEFRSVRYMLTFIENEYGDA from the coding sequence ATGACGGACCTGAGCGCGCAGAAACGCCTCGCGGCGGACGTCCTCGACGTCGGCAAGAACCGCATCTGGTTCGACCCCGACGCCCAGGGCGAGATCGCTCAGGCGATCACGCGCGAGGAGATCCGCGAACTCGTCGACGAGGGCACGATCCGCGCCGAGGACGCCCGCGGCAACTCCCGCGGTCGCGCCCGCGAGCGCAACGAAAAGCGCGCGTACGGCCATCGGAAGGGCCAGGGCAAGCGACGCGGCAAGGCGGGCGCCCGCCAGGACGAGCGAGAACAGTGGCGAAATCAGATTCGGGCTCAGCGACGGAAGCTGCGCGAACTGCGCGACTCGGGCGAGCTCACGCCGACCGAGTACCGCGAACTCTACCGGAAGGCCGGTGGGGGCGAGTTCCGCAGCGTCCGCTACATGCTGACCTTCATCGAAAACGAGTACGGTGACGCATAA
- a CDS encoding uL15m family ribosomal protein, producing MTSKKRRQRGSRTHGGGTHKNRRGAGNRGGRGRAGRSKHEFHNYEPKHKHGFKRPQDAQPTVAEVDVRELDEDVPLLVDDGLAEETEDGYAIDARDVVEDGHEVDVVKVLGSGQVYEALEVTADAFSDGASEKLEAAGGAAVLSERGEELAAEPDEDEETED from the coding sequence ATGACGAGTAAAAAACGACGCCAGCGCGGCTCGCGAACCCACGGCGGCGGGACGCACAAGAACCGGCGTGGGGCCGGCAACCGCGGCGGACGCGGCCGTGCAGGGCGATCAAAGCACGAGTTCCACAACTACGAACCGAAGCACAAACACGGCTTCAAACGGCCCCAGGACGCACAGCCGACCGTCGCGGAGGTCGACGTTCGCGAACTCGACGAGGACGTCCCGTTGCTCGTCGACGACGGCCTGGCCGAGGAGACCGAGGACGGCTACGCCATCGACGCGCGAGACGTCGTCGAGGACGGCCACGAGGTCGACGTCGTGAAGGTCCTGGGTTCGGGACAGGTCTACGAGGCGCTCGAGGTCACCGCGGACGCGTTCTCCGACGGCGCGAGCGAGAAGCTCGAAGCGGCCGGCGGGGCAGCCGTCCTGTCCGAGCGCGGCGAAGAACTCGCTGCCGAACCGGACGAAGACGAGGAGACAGAGGACTAA
- a CDS encoding 50S ribosomal protein L32e yields the protein MADDEPENADELAESEDADEPAGTETDTGPETLEDISGVGESKADALREAGYGAVDDVREASQDDLADVEGIGMALAARIKADVGDLEVEAETEAEIEDEAEPEAEEPAEAEDVETELQPRGLTEKEPELSDEEAELLTRRRHEGKPQFKRQDYHKKKRTPESWRRPRGGLSKQRRGVKGKGDKVESGYRTPTAVRGKHPSGFEEVYVENTDDLEGVDGDTEAVRIAGSVGARKRERIEEQAEDAGIRVLNPTYVEVEVDE from the coding sequence ATGGCAGACGACGAACCCGAAAACGCAGACGAACTGGCCGAATCCGAAGACGCGGACGAACCGGCCGGCACCGAGACTGACACCGGTCCCGAGACCCTCGAAGACATCAGCGGCGTCGGCGAGAGCAAGGCCGACGCGCTCCGCGAGGCCGGCTACGGCGCCGTCGACGACGTTCGCGAGGCGTCCCAGGACGACCTGGCCGACGTCGAGGGAATCGGCATGGCGCTGGCCGCACGCATCAAGGCCGACGTCGGCGATCTCGAGGTCGAAGCGGAGACCGAGGCCGAGATCGAGGACGAGGCCGAACCCGAAGCCGAGGAACCGGCCGAGGCCGAGGACGTCGAGACCGAACTCCAACCCCGCGGGCTGACGGAGAAGGAGCCGGAACTCTCCGACGAGGAGGCCGAACTCCTGACCCGACGTCGCCACGAGGGCAAACCGCAGTTCAAGCGCCAGGACTACCACAAGAAAAAGCGCACGCCGGAATCCTGGCGTCGACCGCGCGGCGGGCTCTCGAAGCAGCGCCGCGGCGTGAAGGGCAAAGGCGACAAAGTCGAGTCGGGCTACCGGACGCCGACGGCCGTCCGGGGCAAGCACCCGAGCGGCTTCGAGGAGGTCTACGTCGAGAACACGGACGACCTCGAGGGCGTCGACGGCGACACCGAGGCCGTCCGCATCGCCGGCTCCGTCGGGGCTCGCAAGCGCGAGCGCATCGAGGAGCAGGCCGAGGACGCGGGCATTCGCGTTCTCAACCCGACCTACGTCGAAGTGGAGGTGGACGAATGA
- a CDS encoding Gfo/Idh/MocA family protein — protein sequence MTPSVAVVGLGGLGRVLLRSLADLNADVVAGVDVSADARDRFERAYDAPASADIGAVLEATEPDAAVIATPHALHHEQAMACLEAGLDVFVEKPMVTDVADAVELVTAADRRDRTLAVGYQRHFHPAFVEVKRIVDSGRIGDVRAAAAHLSQDWIDVQRGTWRTDPALSGGGQLYDSGSHLLDALLWTTGTTPRSVSAQLSFDEPGVDTDAALAMALERDGRPVTASVSVRGDGVDGEPAEGYTIWGTDGRLAFDGASLRVTERDGPTYDGEIADGADFETLTDRKLSNFLDAVRGEAEPAVPGDVGLRITALTEAAYRAADEGRTVDVRATIDEAEPSTTPPSPTE from the coding sequence ATGACTCCTTCGGTAGCTGTCGTCGGCCTCGGCGGCCTCGGTCGGGTGCTCCTCCGATCGCTCGCGGACCTGAACGCCGACGTCGTCGCCGGCGTCGACGTCTCGGCCGACGCGCGCGACCGATTCGAACGGGCGTACGATGCACCGGCGTCCGCGGACATCGGGGCCGTGCTCGAGGCCACCGAGCCCGACGCCGCGGTGATCGCGACGCCCCACGCGCTCCACCACGAGCAGGCGATGGCGTGCCTCGAGGCGGGCCTCGACGTGTTCGTCGAGAAGCCGATGGTGACCGACGTCGCCGACGCGGTCGAGCTGGTGACCGCCGCGGACCGTCGCGACCGGACGCTGGCGGTCGGCTACCAGCGTCACTTCCACCCGGCGTTCGTCGAGGTCAAACGGATCGTCGATTCCGGTCGGATCGGCGACGTCCGCGCCGCCGCCGCTCACCTCTCGCAGGACTGGATCGACGTCCAGCGCGGGACCTGGCGGACGGACCCCGCGCTCTCGGGCGGCGGCCAGCTCTACGACTCCGGTTCGCACCTGCTCGACGCGCTCCTGTGGACGACGGGGACGACGCCGCGATCCGTCTCGGCGCAGCTGTCCTTCGACGAACCGGGCGTCGACACGGACGCCGCGCTCGCGATGGCGCTCGAGCGAGACGGCCGCCCGGTGACCGCGAGCGTGTCGGTTCGCGGCGACGGCGTCGACGGCGAACCGGCCGAGGGGTACACGATCTGGGGCACCGACGGTCGGCTCGCCTTCGATGGCGCCTCCCTCCGAGTCACCGAGCGCGACGGGCCGACCTACGACGGTGAAATCGCGGACGGCGCCGACTTCGAGACGCTGACCGACCGGAAACTTTCGAACTTCCTCGACGCGGTCCGCGGCGAGGCCGAACCGGCCGTCCCCGGCGACGTCGGGCTCCGGATCACGGCGCTGACGGAGGCCGCCTATCGCGCCGCCGACGAGGGGCGGACGGTCGACGTCCGTGCGACGATCGACGAGGCCGAACCGTCGACGACCCCGCCGTCGCCGACCGAATAG